GGCCATGGAACGGTCAAAAATAGAACAGGGACGTCTGGCGGTGGCGCGGCATGCGGCTGAGTTGTTTTGGAGAGATGGCGTCGAAAAGACGAGCGGCGACGCGATTGCGGCGGCCGCCGGTTTGTCGAAACGCACGGTCTGGCGGTATTTCCGTTCAAAGGAAGCCTGTATCGAACCGCTTTTCCTGGTGACCGGGCTGCGTTTTGTCGAGCTCCTGCGCGCATGGCCGCCTCAGCTTTCGATCGAAACCTATCTCCACGATACGCTCGGCTCGATGCTGAAATCGGAGCAGGAAATCCGCGACGGTGTTGCCGTGGCGCGCTTGATCTCCCTTTTGAAAAGCGAGCCGGCGATCCGGTCGGCCTATCTGATGGCGAGCGCGCAAGTCGAGGACGATTTCGTCGAAATCGTCGCCAAGCGGGCCGGACGCAGCGTCGATGACTACGACGTCAAGCTCTGCGCGGCAGCGGCGATGGCAGCCGTCCGTGTCGTCGATGAGGACATCTGTACCGCCACGTTCGCACGCGGCCGTCACTTCGAACATTACGAAGTCTGCGACCAGCTCTCCGCTGCCATTCGCACCGCGGCCACGCTGCCGATCTGCGATCCGATCGGCGTTTAAACGGCCGGCCCACCCTTTCTAGCCTTAAAAGGAATCCAAGATGATCTATCCTGAAACCCGCCGCACCGAT
The sequence above is drawn from the Pararhizobium qamdonense genome and encodes:
- a CDS encoding TetR/AcrR family transcriptional regulator, yielding MERSKIEQGRLAVARHAAELFWRDGVEKTSGDAIAAAAGLSKRTVWRYFRSKEACIEPLFLVTGLRFVELLRAWPPQLSIETYLHDTLGSMLKSEQEIRDGVAVARLISLLKSEPAIRSAYLMASAQVEDDFVEIVAKRAGRSVDDYDVKLCAAAAMAAVRVVDEDICTATFARGRHFEHYEVCDQLSAAIRTAATLPICDPIGV